The Artemia franciscana chromosome 9, ASM3288406v1, whole genome shotgun sequence region AGGATAGCCAGCCTATAAAACAGTACCCGAACAACAACCAAAGTTAAAGACAATCACCACAGAAGATGACGAAAAAAATTTGATGTTCCAATTTTAAAGGACACAATATCTTCAGGTGGTGATctttgttgaaaataaataaaacaagcaagtgttttcagctgaaagtaaagagcaacattaaaacttaagccaACATAAACTATTAAGCATTTGAGGTTAGTTACATTAACCTTCTCAACATCTCGCTCCCACAAGTTTTTTAACACTTTGAACAAAGCTTActtcaaacatatttttcaaaataagccgtagttaaagaattgagacaaaatttagaCTTTTGCGTCAATAGCGAGTTTTTGAGCAGGAGAAACTCCTTCATATATGTTGTAttttataagtaataattttcattttaagttttaatgttgctccttgctttcagttgaaaaaacttttatttttatttaatttctcattggctttttaaataatgccaggatatCTGGCTTCATCTCCTTAGAAACAATCCCTTTTTCATAATAAATTCATGAAAAAGAAAGTGAATTAACTTAAATACGCCTCTTAAAATGGAACACAGATTTTCAATCATATAATACAACGTCATCCACCTACCctttctgaattgaaaaaaaaaatagtttagcctTTTTTCTCTTCTCGACTTTACAATAgcaaaaataacttaaattcaagctttaaatgTACATAATAtcacatttttatttagaaatgagcaaaaaagtttgaatatgatttttttcataACGTGTGAACAGATCTGACTTCAGAGTGCCAACATTATCTTTACAGATCATACAAATCAAACAAACATGTCAGTCCACACAATACAAGAAATGCAAAATACTGCTAAAGGTAATACACATAGGAAGCAGGGTTCAGACAAAAAGCAATCTGAGAGGAGATTCCCAGGGACTGGACAAAGCCTCCTAGAAGATACAGACGAAAAAGCCTCCTTGAAGAAGCGAACGAAGAAATTACATCGCTATAGGCCTGGAGTAGTTGCACTACGAGAGATTAGAAGGTATCAAAAATCATCAGATTTACTCATCCAGAAATTGCCATTTCAGCGTATGGTTCGTGAAATAGCGCAAAAAGTGGGAAAGCAAGATTTACGTTTTCAGTCGGATGCCATTGGAGCCCTTCAAGAAGCGAGTGAAGCTTATTTAGTCAAGTTATTTGATGATTCGAATTTGTGCGCTATACATGCTAAGCGATCTACTATTATGCCTAAAGATATGGAACTTGCCCGCCGTATCCGTGGTGACACAAAGTGAGGCAGCTCATATGAGAAAAATGAGGGTAAAAACGCGCAAAACAAACTACTACCATTATGCTAAGACGATATTGCATATTTCTAAAGATTAAACATCCTCATAATTCCAGCTGTTAACAATATCTAGTTTAGACTTTAAAGCATggcttaaaattatattttcaaatcaataaacaatacaaaatatccttttttttcgcGTCATTTAACCCTTTAAGTGGGTTTTTCGTCTTGGATTACAAATATAAAGACCTAATGTTGGGAAATCTGTAACCAAGATTGGTTTTAGATATCTAGATTTTATATAGCCTATAAATCGGGAAATCCTGTCCAAACCAAGAGAAAAATATACTGTTGTTTTGTCACATGGTGTTCCATCCCTTATAGTGGGAATTACATATTGCGCTGTCTATCATAAGACTTTTATTTCATCGCCAGTGAAAGAGATATGTTCCCAGTTTCCGTTTTTACACCATTGTAATTTCATCATTTCGGGCCCCTCAACTTCTTTAACCAGTACATATTTTTCTAAGCCCAGAAATGCAGTCGGACGGGATGGTGGCAATTCGAAAATGTATTCCACGATTTAGGGTCTCTGCATCTCAATTGACCATTTAAAACGGTTATTTTTGACTAGCTGGCTCGTGTCATTGCTTTATGCAATACATCATTAGCATCTAAAATTGATATGCATCTAGATATCTCATCCTAATacatgtttatttgctttttcctTCTCCATTGCAAGAAGTAAACTAAAGAGGTTCTCCATTGCaagacaaaattaaagaaaaagaaaaaaatgaaaaaaaactaaaaaaagaaaaagactagaagagaaaaaataagaagtgaaaaaaaaagaaaaaattaaaataaaataggtaaaaaactaaaaagaacaaaaaaaagaaaaagaaaaaaaaactaaaaaaagaataaactaaaaaaataaaaaaactaaagaagaaaatactcaaaaaagaaaaaacctaaaaaataaaaaaaaaatatgacgtaaaaaaaaatcaaataaaacaatggaaaaagcAATGCGTGTATAATTTTGCtacaatgtcaccaaaaagggaacaccagagcagcgcaaaaccaggcttgtggctcaaagagaaagagccacattaggaatgtccaattacgtcatcaattcgatccaaaaattaaatagcgTTGCTgggacccagaacacaagggacaatgagaatccatatatagaagcctgccgcgtgctgTGCTGGGGCCCAGCggcaaagccgccgggacccagcactgtctgggGTTAGAACataagggacaatgagaatccatatatagaagcctgccacgtgtCATGCTTGGGCCCGACGCCGAGACACAGCAGTGcctgcggttagaacacaagggacaatgagaatccaaatccatatatagaagtctGCCGCGTGCCGTGCTGGGGCCAAATGTAGTGTCTGTCcttctgtccgtccgtctgtctatcactaagtatgacgtcaatatataaaaaaaactaactaaaaaaatgaaaagaattaaaaactgtcttctatataaaaaatgaaaaaaagacgaaaatgaaaaaaaagaaaaaaactaaaaataaaaataaaaaaaaagaaaaactaaaatatagaaaacaactaaaaaagaaaaaagtaaagaggaaactaaaaaaaaaggtaaaaaaaactaaaaataagaaaaactaaaaaagaaaaaaagaaaaaactaaaaaaaaaacaaaacgacaaacacaaaactaaagaagaaggaaaaaaactaataaagactaaaagagacaaaataaaaaataaaaaaataaaaaattaaaaaaattaaataggtaaaaactaaaaaagaaaaaaaaagaaaaagaaaaaaaaagaaaaaactaaaaagaaaaaaaaaacagaaaaaaaggaaacaaaacaaaaaaagagaaaactaaaaaagaaaaaactaaaaaataaaaaaaaataaaatatgacgtaaaaaacatgacaaataaaaaaataaaactgaaaaaaagaaaaaactaaaaaaagaaaaaaactataaattacGTCCGGTTcacaacgcgaaaccaggcttgcagcaaatagagatagtaaaaaagaaggtgtgtcgctgtattacaaaagcaatgcgtgtataattatcctacaactagctgttggggtgacacttcgcgccaccccaacacctagttggtgggggaacttcgcgccccccaggctcccccccgcgtgcgtaagtcgttacgcgcgatattagttacgcgccattgtagttgtgtccctgtgtcccacctgtgaatatagatagatatatatatatctatctatataaaaataagttgtctgtctgtctgtggatggatcaggtgacgtcacctgaaaaaactggatcaggtgacgtcaaaactgaaaaaactaaaaaaaggcaaaaactacaaaaaaaactaaaaactaataaaaaaaataaaaaagctaaaaaactaaaaaaactaaaaaaaggcaaaaactacaaaaaaaactaaaaactaataaaaaaacttaaaaattaaaaaaactaaaaaaaggcaaaaactacaaaaaaaactaaaaactaataaaaaaaataaaaaagctaaaaaactaaaaaaactaaaaaaactaaaaaaaggtaaaaaactaaaaaaactaaaaactaaaaaaaaataaaaaaaaggaaaaaactgaaaaataagctaaaataaaggtaaaaaccaataaaaaactaaaaaaaaaactgaaaaaactaaaaaaaggcaaaaactacaaaaaaaaactaaaaactaataaaaaaagtaaaaaagctaaaaaactaaaaaaactaaaaaaactaaaaaaaggtaaaaaactaaaaaaaataaaaaataaaaaaaaactaaaaaaaaggaaaaaactatatatatatatatatatatatatatatatatatatatatatatatatatatatatatatatatctatattcacaggtgggacatagggacacaactacaatggcgcgtaactattatggcgcgtaacgacttacgcgcgcgggggggcttggggggggcgcgaagcgcccccaccaactaggtgttgcggtggcgcgaagcgccaccccaacagctagtatatatatatatatatgtttttaaatacgtaaaacttgcgaatatacaacattcttcgctgtcccaatgtctgtgcatataaatagattgtcaggtttaccgactcttgaacatacaatatataattgtccatgggaaaaacaatccgtattcagatctacacctcattattctaatgattgcccttgagctttgttgatggtgattgcaaatcaaacattccctgtgtccccgtcattATTTATATACCCCTTGTGCCCTCCCCAgcgcccccgttgtagttgtttattccctatgtcccggtcgtcatttgtgtcccggtgtcccggtcagtagtgtcatcttataatgacgtcatacacaaagccttatatacatGTAATAACGTCATATTTAAAcccacaaataaacaaacatgccTACAAACCACTaatttttatactagctgttggggtggcgcttcgcgccacccgaacacctagttggtgggggcgcttcgccccccccgcgctcgtaagtatgttgttttagctttttttagttttttctttttaggttttttctttttttagtttttgttcgcgccatattagttaagcgccattgtagttgtgtccctttgtcccacctgtgaatatagatagatatatgtatatatatatatatatatatatatatgtttttaactacgtaaaacttgcgaatatacaacgttcttcgctgtcccattgtctgtgcatataaatagattgtcaggtttaccgactcttgaacatgcaacatataattgtccatggggaaaacaatccgtattcagatctatacctcattattctaatgattgcctcttagctctgttgatggtgattgctaatcgaacattccctgtgtcccggtcgacatttatatatcccccctgtgccccccggtgtcctcgttgtagttgtgtccctgtgtgccggtcgttatttatattccctgtgtcccggtcgttatttgtgtcccggtctgtaatttcgtcagtcgacaaacaacttcattacggaataatgc contains the following coding sequences:
- the LOC136030781 gene encoding uncharacterized protein LOC136030781, with protein sequence MSVHTIQEMQNTAKGNTHRKQGSDKKQSERRFPGTGQSLLEDTDEKASLKKRTKKLHRYRPGVVALREIRRYQKSSDLLIQKLPFQRMVREIAQKVGKQDLRFQSDAIGALQEASEAYLVKLFDDSNLCAIHAKRSTIMPKDMELARRIRGDTK